Proteins encoded within one genomic window of Humulus lupulus chromosome 1, drHumLupu1.1, whole genome shotgun sequence:
- the LOC133818099 gene encoding uncharacterized protein LOC133818099: MKKVAFVITALKPVVSELSIDKDKKTEREKQQKELDSWVEKDLLYKSAKEIWEALQKKYDTEEARTKKYVVSRYLKYQMADDKSVEAQSHEIQKIALEIISEGMTLDEQFQVAILIDKLPPTWKDFKNVLRHKTKEFSLESLITRPCIKEESRKQDQKEEVLVVSNSNPKKSTPAVLKPNGKNFKNQNRNSNSNSNRNNLNTPRNNNQSRNHNRNQPGRQQPPPK, encoded by the exons ATGAAGAAGGTTGCGTTTGTCATCACTGCTCTGAAGCCGGTCGTCTCTGAACTTTCAATAGACAAGGACAAAAAGACTGAACGCGAGAAGCAACAGAAGGAATTGGACTCCTGGGTTGAAAAAGATTTACTct ACAAGTCAGCAAAGGAAATTTGGGAGGCGCTGCAAAAGAAATATGATACAGAAGAGGCGAGGACTAAAAAATACGTTGTCAGTCGCTACCTGAAGTATCAAATGGCGGACGATAAATCTGTGGAGGCCCAATCTCACGAAATTCAGAAAATTGCGCTTGAGATTATCTCAGAAGGTATGACCCTTGATGAACAGTTTCAAGTTGCTATTTTAATTGACAAATTACCTCCAACCTGGAAAGATtttaaaaatgttctcaggcataagactaaggaattttccTTAGAGAGTTTGATCACTCGCCCTTGTATCAAGGAGGAATCAAGGAAACAAGACCAGAAAGAAGAGGTGCTTGTTGTCTCTAACAGTAACCCCAAGAAGTCTACACCTGCTGTTCTGAAGCCTAATGGCAAAAATTTTAAGAATCAGAACCGCAACTCGAATTCAAATTCCAACCGCAACAACCTGAATACTCCTCGAAACAACAATCAAAGTCGGAACCATAACAGGAACCAACCTGGAAGGCAGCAACCTCCACCTAAATAG